The genome window gaggggggggggggctgttgtTTTTTGTGAATAACATAtttaatgaaaaataaatgttgagcTTAAAACACCTGCTAAACTTAAACGTTATTGAAATATACATAGAGGAAGACAACGACTTTTAAGGAAAAAAACGATGCATGTGTTTACAAGGGCAATTGTCTGTCTTTGTCAGCTCTTTTGAAAGCAGATATTGCTCAAATGCACTCAACCAGCTTCATAGTGTTGAGcagaaacaaacaaaccaatAACTTTCACTCTGCTACTCTGTATTAACTACATGGCAGGATATACAGTCAAGAAGAAAGAGGCTCATACCAAAATGTTATAGACGGTTAGAAACCATAACACACAGGATGGATACATAACCTTCAGTATTATGAGTGTGTGTAGTCCGGGGTGTCTGTGCGAATCCTGACAGATTTAGTGGTCGGGGTGAGGACAGTTAGACGTGATGGATGAAAGAAACCTTGGACTATCCAGGGCATCACCCGCCATCACAGATATACAACCAGGAAAAACTCATTTCCTCTGCCTTTATTCTGCAGCGTAAAGTCACAATGACTTGAAACCTGCAGGAAGGTGTTAGGCTGAAACAAATGTAGATACAAATATCCAAGAGGTGTGTTACCCAAAAGTAAAATTCAATCCACAGGTTCTCTCGGTTTACCTTGAATCCATTCAGTGTGAACTGCTGCATTGGATACACTGCTATTGTGATAATTGGACAAACATGTATTTGGAAGTGGCtttaaacaaacattttacataCAAATTAGAATAAAAATCTACTAATTCTCATTCCGCCTtgaattatgtatttattcttatttttcaACATGTTTCAATGCGACCTATTGTACTATTTTGTTAGAAGCAGTTTTTGTAAAGCCTTTGATGATTAAATAATGGTTCTGTCAATCTCCCCTTGACGGTCCCACTTGCATTTGCAGTCAAATCACACCTACCTCCTGTCTGGAGAGGTAGTGTTTAGTCTAACTGTATTCATTTGTCGAACAAAAGACAGTTTCCATTATGTTTTAAACCCCCAGTATTACAAGTTCATTGTGTTActtgtgtcagtctgaattgtgtgtgtttgatttCTCTGCAGCCTACAAGTGCAAGTGCACCAGAAAGGGACCAAAGATCAGATACAAGGATGTGCAGAAGCTGGAGATCAAACCCAAACACCCGTTCTGCCAGGAGAAGATGATATTGTGAGTGAGACATTTCATCTCTTTCACTCTCGCATTCTTCCTTTCTGTAAAGCTCTTTCTCTCATCATTTCCTTTTATTTCTTCTATTTATTCTTCAAGTCCTTTATATGATTTTATCTACGATCATGACCCATCTTCtctatgcttgtttttctctacTCCCCTCCCACCTTTTCTCTTCCAAATCTTCGTCCCTGTGCTGGCACGCACTTGCATGTCACAGTATTTGAACCTGTTTGTCTCTCAAGTATACAACCGTGACTGTGCAAAGGCCATAAGAATATTTGGCGTCCGTACAGGCTTTATCAAAACACTCTGCTCAAAGCACTTAGGAGTATTAACAGTGTGATGACTAACTGGTGATTTAGACATACACATGCTGTCAGGAGCATGAAAGTATTTATACGTTGGAAATGTGGGGAGAAAAGAAACAACTCTTTCAAGAACTTTAAACAGATGACAATCTAATACGAGCTTTAGTGGAATTTCCAGGCATTTAATGATAGAATATCAAACCGTTTATATCATACTACTCATATGTTGTGTTCAATGTATACATCACATACACATGCATCTTTGGTGAGATACGATAAGATGTGATAAACCTCTATTCATTACGTAAGAGTAAACATCCAGGATTGGACAGGTAAGATTTTGCAAGACTAATtagaatataaataataatggaAATGTAagtaacagtataaataaaaataacaacaatagcATTATTTAAAACTGATTATTTGGTACATTGTGCCATATCGAGTATAAAATAAAGACCAACATATTTGATGTGTTCACTTGTCTTCCCCTCTATTTTTGTTTCTTGGAATTATTGCATCTCAATGGCAGGGTCAGTGTGCAGTTTTAGCATATTTGTTGATCCATACCCCTATACTCTCACTCTGctgtctgacctttgacccATACAATCAGAGCTGGAGCAGACAGACAGCTAATATGTTAAATGTTAACGTTGTGGAAACCAGCTTGATTGTTTGGTCTCTTCCTCCAGAGGGATTCCAACTCAAACCCCCCTGCGGCACTCAGATAGAAAACTTTTAATAAATAACCTTTacaattatttatatatacagtctatagtATCATTTTTACAATGATCTTGGGTCATCTCCTGCGAGCTGAGTCTCAAACATAACTAGAAATGTAAACTGTCATTTCCTTGAGGGATTCATTTGAAGTTTCATGTCAAAgcttcatggaggagctgcagatgGGATGTTATGTCAGCCTCCCTGGAGACCGTGTTatgtttttaaatacaaaactCTGCTGCCATCTGCTGGCAAGTTACAAAACCACAGAGAGAACACGATGTGGTCAACAGCATTGAGAACCGTATTCTGAGAATGTGAAATATATCTTGTTTTGGTTTGTTTTCGGGACAGAAATGAATTTCTGTACATCATTACATTATAAAGTGAAGACTTGTTTAGGGTAATGtattaaagtggattataaTGTTTAAATAAGTGTCCAAGGAAAGGATGTAGGTCAACACCATGAGCCCGTAAGAGAAGGAAATCTTTGTTTGGACTTTATGATGACATGTTTAGACTGAGCACTGACTTAACTCCTAATGTTTAAGATATTAACTATACAATTGACAATAAATCTATGttcatttttttatattattttattataattattatttatttatgtgttcttCCTTCTCATTTGCTGCTTTTAAATTTATAGTTTTAACTAAATTTCATCTTGTTATCTATGCCCTGAAATAACATAAATTCTTAAAAtgaatatacattttttttataaataaacacatgtgCTTAGTCAAACTATACTATGAGActatttcaaatattcagtttggGTAATCATTGTGTTGGGGCTAACAAAACGGTGCtagaattgtgtgtgtgtgtgtgtgtgtgtgtgtgtgtgtgtgtgtgtgtgtgtgtgtgtgtgtgtgtgtgtgtgttccccacgACACAGCCAGTATTTAAGGCCTCTATTAGCATGAGATGGGTGAAAAACAAACCTTAGCGGGCTCCGGAAAGCTCCATAAAGAAAGAGAGCGGGAGATAAACGAGCGAGCGAGTCCCTCTCTGGCCTCTGCTGCGGCCGTTTGGCTTTCCGAGCTCAGTTTGGCATTCAGAGCGCCCTCTCCCCAAACTGCACACAAGCCCGGAGCCACAAAGTGTCCCTGTTTTCTCCGAATTtctcttttcttctcttttcCAATCAGTCTTTTAACTACCTTTTCTCTTTCAAAACATTATTCACCATCTTTTCTTTTTCCTATCACATTTTTTTGTTATTGTGCCCTTTGTTTTTCTCGCTGCCTCTCTAATAATGCCTctattatttacattattaATGGATACTAACATTACAAGAACAAGCCCTTCAATCTCTAGAGaagtaaaagtattatcagCAAAATTCACTTTTTATCGAATAAAAGTTATGCAGGATAGTCAATGAGTGTatacatattatattatatatgtataacttttttattttgttgctaTGAAGGTGAAGCTTATGTTTGTTACAGCAAAGTAACTTGTTGCAGCTGTCTAATACATTTGATTCAAAATAAATGGATTATTTCCCCTTTAAATGTGGTGAAGTGGTGGTTTAAAGTAACAGAAAATGGAAATACCCCAGTAAAGATCACTTTCTTTCTCTTCCCTTTTGCCCTTAAATACCTCCTTTAGCTATACCTCCTGACTCTGTGCTCATGAAACATTTCACAGACCAAATTAGAGCCAGTGTCTGCAGTCAGCCACCCAGGTGAATGACAATGAGGAGGAACTAAAGCAGTAATGAGGATTACATTTCCCCTCTCGATGGATAAAcatcctgtgtgtgtttgttattgCAGCCTTGCAGATATGAGTCCATTGGCATGCAAAAGCACTTTAATGTTCTCATGCACTCAAAGCACATTTCTTCACTAACAAAGCACGTACCGCTGCCCCTCAAACCCACACAAAGGCACTGAATGAGCAGGAGAAAAGATGCAAAACTCTTTAACTTAAAACCTTATAACCACTGAAtgctgtgtttttatttagAGACAAGTCTTTTCTCCCCCAGTCAACTTATTAAGCATTCATGGTTTGGCGAGCCTTTGAGTGTGTCACTGGATGGAGAGGCCCCACGGCATGCTGggtgtttttcccacaattcaCTTGTTTGGCCTGAATATGCCACATGCGGGCAGACTGTCTCTACCATTGCCTTTAGCAGAGCCACTGATTCAATGAGCTTGGATGTCACATGTTTAAGTGGCAGCTCCATAATATTACTGCTTTGCCAAGTGGCTGTCGGCCCTGTGCTTTTCAATGGGAGGGCCTTTAACTGCCGGAATGTTATTGAGGGCGATTTACAATTGAATCTAAGATTTGCTGcaaaacatgtcaaatgtgCTACGTTTTGAAAGCCTCTATTCAAAGTAAATCAGATTCCCTTTCAGATCATTTAAATACCCCCTTAAATCTGTATTTCTACTTGATTTGGTTCTTTGAAATTCATTCAAAAACATTTCTCCTGTAGCTGGACTCAGACTTCTCTCAGACTGTTTAAGATTACATGGTTATGTATTACTCCAAACATATAATGCAGCCTGATAAAACTACCTTATGTAGCCGAATGATTGCACTGAATTTCAAATTTATATTGTTTAATCTCTACATTTTCTTTTCTTAAACATATAACTTATGTCATAACCTGTGCAATTCCATCACATGCGAAACCATTTAGATTTGATGTTTAATGCAATATATTTTGGTTTTCAACAGTTTACTAATTCATTATAATGTTGTTATTCTCTCATTGTTGCACTATTCATTCAATGCAAATGTACCTGTTGTGACACTTATAAATTAAGGATTACCTTATCTTTTTACGGTAGCAAGCATATATTGCTGTCCCAGTTTAATGAGTGAATATTTGACATTTTGGCTGTTATTAGTAGAATAATGGTGTATAACATTGTGTTATTATTTGAGATGTTAAGCTCCCTTTGAAGAAGGCTTACATGAATACAAAAAGAAATATCTTGCCCTCTTGAACCTTACATTGAATGAAATGGGAATGCATAAGgttaaacattattttaatattttttaataataacatttaTAGTATTCTTTTTAAcatatgttggttgttgtttccTCTCAGTGTGACGATGGAGAACGTGGCTCGGTTCAAAGGGCAGGAGTACTGTCTTCATCCCAAACTTCAGAGCACCAAGAATCTGGTCAAGTGGTTCCGCATCTGGAAGGACAAGCACAGGTAAAACTCTCATAATTCACGACAAAACTAGATACAATATTTTGTATGTTTGAGTTTTAATTCCtggcatttttattttacatccTATAATTATAATATGTTGATTTGTCTTTCCGGCTGTTGTATTTAGCTCTATTCAGCATGCACTGCAGATTGCAAAATAGCAGACTCCACCAAGGCTGTTTGTGAAAATAATGTGTGTACCTTCCACCTGTTGAGAATCTGGTTCAAACTTTTATGGTGTCTTCCTTGGCCTATGCTGCACCCTTGACCTTGTTTCATATAATCAGACCAGTTGAAGTGCAATCTCCTCTCACCTTTCCTCAATCATAGGGAGGTCAGAAGTCAGGGTTAGCTGTATTTTATTGAGCAAATATAACATTTTCTCAGGGACTCTGTTGGATACAGACTGATTAAATGTATGTCCTTCCACGTACATACACAACAACATAATAACAAGGAAATGAGACCAAAGGAAAACACCTTAATGGAGCACGCTAGAAGGAAGCTAAAGGAAACGCTTATCAAGAGTATTTCATCACAACAAATAACTATGTTTTGTTTCTTCCTCAGGGTGTATGAAGCCTAAACCCTCGGCCATCCAGCCCACATGGATCAAGTGAGACAAGAAAAGACGATAGTACCACCACGACTGTTTTTGCGGAGTACAAGATGTTATCTACAATCAAACTGTACTTCTTTCCTCTTCTGCCTGAGACCTGTCAAGCACATTAAGAGATATCCTTAGTTCTTATATACATATGGTGTTGGGCTCGTTGTAGTCGGCCATCACTGCAGTTACAGTCACTCACCACTCCAGTCTCTTCAACTGTAGTTAAACTTGTCCAAAAGTGGACGAGACTCCACCATTTGTGTTCAGTTGTTACATAAAGGGATTTGATTTTAGGTTTCTTACAAAGTTAAGAATGTGTAATTCTGAAGAAACAGGAAAACTTTCCTTAA of Pseudochaenichthys georgianus chromosome 10, fPseGeo1.2, whole genome shotgun sequence contains these proteins:
- the cxcl14 gene encoding C-X-C motif chemokine 14 — protein: MHRCTAVLLLLVVALYVFSAEAYKCKCTRKGPKIRYKDVQKLEIKPKHPFCQEKMIFVTMENVARFKGQEYCLHPKLQSTKNLVKWFRIWKDKHRVYEA